From a single Maylandia zebra isolate NMK-2024a linkage group LG3, Mzebra_GT3a, whole genome shotgun sequence genomic region:
- the lurap1l gene encoding leucine rich adaptor protein 1-like codes for MEEDNSVMRDLKDIETKLGRKVPDSLFRSLAGGKHDKSAAPHSGNCKCCANSADIKRLESKMMFLKQEMANLRAIDVKLMQQLMSINEGIESIRWMIDDKGSVASHDSSLTGSLYSLSDSQDGASLRGSFNSLNDGNSDGLDGLSVGSYLDTLAEDLPDEPSPTDLDCFVDKTVIDGDAFAKSPLKLRVESDEYYCFG; via the exons ATGGAGGAGGACAACAGCGTCATGCGAGACTTGAAGGACATAGAGACGAAGTTGGGCCGAAAAGTTCCGGACAGTCTCTTTCGCTCTCTCGCCGGAGGGAAACACGACAAGTCCGCAGCGCCGCATTCAGGGAACTGCAAATGTTGCGCTAACTCTGCGGACATAAAAAGACTGGAAAGCAAAATGATGTTTCTCAAACAAGAGATG GCAAATCTTCGAGCCATTGACGTAAAGCTCATGCAGCAGCTTATGTCCATCAACGAGGGCATCGAGTCCATCCGCTGGATGATAGATGACAAAGGAAGCGTCGCCAGCCATGACAGCAGCCTAACCGGCAGCTTATACAGCCTGTCGGACAGCCAGGACGGCGCCTCGCTGCGAGGAAGCTTCAATAGTTTGAATGATGGCAACAGTGACGGCCTGGATGGTCTGTCTGTGGGTAGTTACCTGGACACACTAGCAGAGGACCTCCCGGATGAACCCTCGCCTACGGACCTTGATTGTTTTGTGGATAAAACGGTGATCGACGGCGACGCCTTTGCCAAATCGCCTTTGAAACTCAGGGTGGAGTCGGATGAATACTACTGCTTTGGATAA